A region of the Pseudarthrobacter sp. MM222 genome:
TCTGTCGTCGGGTAATGCCGCGGAACTCCGCTCTGCGGTGGAGCGCTTTGTTTCGCACGCACGGAAGACTTCCAGCGGCCGCGCTACACGGACGCGTATTTCGACCGGCCGCAACCAGGACTCTGCGCAGATCCGCCAGTGGGCAAGGGACAACGGCTACGCGGTAAACAGCCGCGGCCGTATCCAGGCGGAAATTCAGGAAGCCTACCAGAAGGCAAATTCCTAGAACTTCAGCCGCTTCCGCTCTAGAAGCCCCACTCCGCCATAAGGCGCGGGTGGGGCTTTTTCATTGACATTTAGGACCACGTGCCGCCGGCGATTCCCCTGCCCTGCTTTTGAAACCTTGCCGACCGCCCGATGCGGCGTACCTTAAACCCACCCCGCCGCCGCGTCGTTATACGACGCGGCGGCGGGGCTTGAGCACCGGATTGGGA
Encoded here:
- a CDS encoding histone-like nucleoid-structuring protein Lsr2 → MAQKVKIILVDDLDGGSADETVRFGLDGVSYEIDLSSGNAAELRSAVERFVSHARKTSSGRATRTRISTGRNQDSAQIRQWARDNGYAVNSRGRIQAEIQEAYQKANS